One window of Candidatus Dadabacteria bacterium genomic DNA carries:
- a CDS encoding ATP-binding protein, translating to MSEQFQNPFRPGAGHPPPHLAGRDEEKKKFLKFLGQDVIMENMILTGLRGTGKTVLLDSFKPLAIANGWKWSGTDLSESASISEDNIVKRLLADLSIVTSSITVGKEEFRRVGFMGDTESVELKLNYDTLLQAYQRTPGLVSDKLKFVLELAWEFLERSEAKGLVFAYDEAQNLSDQALKEQFPLSILLEVFQSLQKKGCRLLLVLTGLPTLFPELVKARTYSERMFHVVVLGRLSEEASREAILKPIEDTNCPVELTSESVRTIADLSGGYPYFIQFICKEVYDAFIQGSHSVPTNEIIRKLDSDFFAARWARATDRQRELLTLIASLDNCDEEFTVRDIVSLSGREDLGVKPFSSSHISQMLSTLMKAGLVYRNRWGKYALAVPLMGRFIRRETGMD from the coding sequence ATGTCTGAACAATTTCAAAATCCATTCCGTCCTGGAGCGGGACATCCGCCTCCACATCTTGCCGGTCGTGATGAGGAGAAGAAAAAATTCCTCAAGTTTCTTGGACAGGACGTAATTATGGAAAATATGATTTTGACTGGTCTTCGGGGTACAGGCAAGACGGTACTTCTGGATTCCTTCAAGCCTCTTGCCATTGCCAATGGATGGAAGTGGTCTGGAACGGATTTATCCGAGTCAGCGAGCATTAGTGAAGACAACATAGTGAAAAGGCTTCTTGCTGATTTGTCCATTGTAACATCGAGTATAACTGTGGGCAAGGAAGAATTCAGGCGCGTTGGATTTATGGGTGATACTGAGTCCGTGGAACTTAAGCTCAATTACGATACATTGCTCCAGGCCTATCAACGAACTCCTGGACTTGTATCGGACAAGCTGAAGTTTGTACTTGAACTAGCATGGGAATTTCTTGAGCGATCAGAGGCCAAGGGACTTGTATTTGCATATGATGAAGCCCAGAACCTCTCTGATCAGGCTCTAAAGGAGCAATTTCCCCTGTCCATTCTTCTTGAAGTATTTCAATCACTTCAAAAGAAAGGGTGTCGGTTGCTTCTGGTTCTGACCGGTCTGCCTACGCTTTTTCCAGAGCTGGTCAAAGCTCGCACCTATTCGGAAAGAATGTTTCATGTTGTAGTCCTAGGAAGACTTTCTGAGGAAGCCAGCAGAGAGGCTATTCTTAAGCCTATTGAAGACACAAACTGTCCTGTCGAATTAACTTCTGAAAGCGTGAGGACTATTGCCGATCTTTCTGGCGGATATCCTTATTTTATTCAGTTTATATGTAAGGAAGTTTACGACGCTTTTATACAGGGAAGCCATTCGGTCCCGACAAATGAGATTATCAGAAAGCTTGATTCGGATTTTTTTGCTGCTAGATGGGCGAGGGCCACGGATAGGCAAAGAGAATTACTTACGCTAATAGCTTCACTTGATAATTGCGATGAAGAATTTACCGTTCGGGATATCGTCAGTTTGTCTGGCAGGGAAGATCTCGGTGTAAAACCTTTCAGTTCCAGCCACATAAGTCAGATGCTTTCGACTTTAATGAAAGCCGGGCTTGTATACAGAAATCGATGGGGGAAATATGCTTTGGCGGTACCGCTTATGGGACGATTTATACGTCGCGAAACTGGTATGGATTAA
- the thiD gene encoding bifunctional hydroxymethylpyrimidine kinase/phosphomethylpyrimidine kinase: MPRALTVAGSDSGGGAGIQADLKTFTALGVYGLSVLTSVTAQNTLEVSAIHDLPEQFVGLQFDAVMSDIGCDAAKLGMLSNEKIIETVAEKIDLYGIEKLVVDPVMSSKGGTALLKDSTGLLKKEILPRALIVTPNIPEAEILSSVSIGGISDMKTAAEKILSFGAKAVLVKGGHLAKDHPAVDLFFDGETFEELVSERIETKNTHGTGCTFSAAVCAFLAKGMSLTVSLESSKAFVTEAIRNSLEIGKGHGPLTHFGKT, from the coding sequence ATCCCAAGAGCGCTTACCGTTGCCGGGTCCGATTCAGGAGGAGGGGCAGGGATCCAGGCTGACCTTAAGACTTTCACTGCTTTGGGAGTGTACGGACTTTCCGTGCTCACCTCCGTTACCGCCCAGAACACCCTGGAGGTAAGCGCGATTCATGACCTTCCCGAGCAGTTTGTGGGGCTGCAGTTTGACGCCGTGATGAGCGACATAGGCTGCGACGCGGCGAAGCTGGGAATGCTTTCCAATGAAAAAATCATTGAGACCGTGGCGGAAAAAATAGACCTCTATGGAATTGAAAAGCTCGTTGTCGACCCCGTGATGAGTTCAAAAGGCGGGACCGCTCTTTTAAAAGACTCAACGGGACTTCTAAAAAAAGAGATTCTCCCAAGGGCGCTCATAGTGACTCCGAACATACCCGAGGCAGAAATACTGAGTTCTGTTAGCATAGGCGGCATAAGCGATATGAAGACCGCAGCCGAGAAGATCCTCTCGTTTGGAGCGAAGGCGGTTCTTGTAAAAGGGGGCCATCTCGCAAAAGATCACCCGGCGGTAGATCTTTTTTTCGACGGGGAGACATTTGAAGAACTGGTTAGCGAGAGAATCGAAACGAAGAACACCCACGGAACCGGCTGCACCTTTTCGGCGGCCGTGTGCGCTTTTCTGGCAAAGGGAATGTCCCTTACGGTTTCCCTTGAGAGTTCGAAAGCCTTTGTGACGGAAGCGATAAGAAACTCTCTGGAGATAGGAAAGGGCCACGGACCTCTTACTCATTTCGGGAAAACATGA
- a CDS encoding OB-fold domain-containing protein, producing MSEDIFRPDLFTTDDEGRVRLIAGYCKESDNWTFPRYLADPVSFSDDVEERLLSPTGVLHSFTVVRRSMPEFTVPYVLALVDFPEGVRVMAQVETEDPDSLEFGEEMGVTVGVIKKAPDGTDISSYKFIPVRESS from the coding sequence ATGAGCGAAGATATTTTCAGACCGGATTTGTTTACAACCGACGATGAGGGCAGAGTGAGGCTGATTGCGGGTTACTGCAAGGAATCCGACAACTGGACCTTTCCTAGGTACCTTGCGGACCCAGTGAGTTTTTCAGATGACGTGGAAGAGAGACTTCTCAGCCCAACAGGCGTTCTGCATTCCTTTACAGTCGTGAGAAGAAGCATGCCGGAATTCACGGTGCCCTATGTTCTAGCTCTTGTTGATTTTCCGGAAGGCGTGAGGGTCATGGCGCAGGTTGAAACCGAAGATCCCGATTCTCTTGAGTTCGGAGAGGAGATGGGCGTTACGGTCGGGGTGATAAAGAAAGCGCCAGACGGAACGGATATCAGTTCCTACAAATTTATCCCGGTAAGGGAGAGCTCCTGA
- a CDS encoding phosphomannomutase/phosphoglucomutase — protein MIPDKAIFREYDIRGIAGESITEEVVERIGKAYGTMVAEDGGSEVSVGYDCRKSSPAFRDALCEGITSTGVSVVDIGMVTTPMVYFSTFTSGVDGGVMVTASHNPSEYNGLKMCVDQNSLFGEGIQKIRESVEEGKFKTGRGRKKQADIIESYLEFFEQNLHIEPGIKVAADGGNGTAGVTCPQILRRFGCEVHELYMDPDGDFPNHHPDPTVEENLSDIKKRIVEAGLDVGLAFDGDADRIGIVDERGNSMSGDMLLLVYSLDLLETNPGATIIGDVKCSGNLFSKIREAGGNPIMWKTGHSVIKDKMKKEGAELGGEMSGHIFFKNRFFGYDDALYAGLRFLEILSKTGKKASELLTGLPKTFATPEIRVDCPDEIKFQVTEAVKKKLGEQNEVIDIDGVRVEYPDGWGLLRASNTQPALVLRFEAQTESRLAEIRGTVEKTLKETINEIG, from the coding sequence CCATGGTGGCCGAGGACGGGGGATCGGAGGTTTCCGTTGGATACGACTGCAGGAAGTCTTCCCCGGCATTCCGGGACGCACTCTGCGAAGGAATAACCTCAACCGGCGTTAGTGTGGTCGACATAGGAATGGTAACGACCCCGATGGTTTATTTCTCCACCTTCACCTCAGGCGTTGACGGCGGGGTGATGGTGACCGCCAGCCACAATCCCTCCGAGTACAACGGGCTTAAAATGTGCGTCGACCAGAACTCTCTTTTCGGCGAAGGCATACAGAAAATAAGAGAATCGGTTGAAGAGGGAAAATTCAAAACGGGGAGGGGCAGAAAGAAACAGGCGGATATAATTGAGAGCTACCTTGAGTTTTTCGAGCAGAATCTTCATATAGAACCGGGGATAAAAGTCGCGGCCGACGGCGGCAACGGAACCGCAGGAGTGACCTGCCCGCAGATACTCAGGAGATTCGGCTGCGAAGTTCATGAGCTATACATGGATCCTGACGGGGATTTTCCGAACCACCACCCCGATCCCACGGTCGAGGAGAATCTCTCCGACATAAAGAAAAGGATTGTGGAAGCCGGCCTCGACGTGGGCTTGGCGTTTGACGGGGACGCAGACAGGATAGGAATCGTCGATGAGCGGGGAAACTCAATGAGCGGAGACATGCTGCTCCTTGTCTATTCGCTCGACCTTCTCGAAACGAACCCGGGAGCGACCATAATAGGGGACGTTAAGTGTTCGGGAAACCTTTTCTCCAAGATACGGGAAGCCGGCGGGAATCCCATCATGTGGAAAACCGGCCACTCGGTAATCAAGGACAAGATGAAAAAGGAGGGCGCCGAACTCGGTGGAGAGATGAGCGGCCACATCTTCTTTAAAAACAGGTTTTTCGGATACGACGACGCTCTTTACGCAGGACTTCGGTTTCTTGAAATCCTCTCAAAAACAGGAAAAAAGGCCTCGGAACTGCTTACAGGGCTACCTAAAACCTTCGCAACCCCGGAGATAAGAGTAGATTGTCCCGATGAAATCAAGTTTCAGGTAACGGAAGCGGTAAAGAAAAAACTCGGGGAGCAAAACGAAGTGATCGACATAGATGGAGTCAGGGTTGAATATCCGGACGGATGGGGCCTTCTCCGGGCATCCAACACCCAGCCAGCCCTGGTGCTTCGTTTTGAGGCTCAGACGGAATCAAGGCTCGCGGAAATAAGGGGGACCGTGGAAAAAACCCTTAAGGAAACGATCAATGAGATCGGCTGA